The nucleotide window ATATCTGCAGTTTTATTCCAAGCTACAATGTTATGCCATTGAGTATCTGTTACTTTTTCACCATTGGCATTTTTGTAACTTTCATTGGTAGCAATAGAGAATTTTGCTAGTTTTTTACCACTATCTAAGGTGATGATTTCTGGGTTGTTTCCTAAATTTCCAATTAACTGTACTTTGTTTCTTAACGTACT belongs to Polaribacter dokdonensis and includes:
- a CDS encoding single-stranded DNA-binding protein yields the protein MSTLRNKVQLIGNLGNNPEIITLDSGKKLAKFSIATNESYKNANGEKVTDTQWHNIVAWNKTADIIERYLQKGNEVAIEGKLTSRNYETKEGEKRYVTEIVCNELLMLGNK